In Palaemon carinicauda isolate YSFRI2023 chromosome 14, ASM3689809v2, whole genome shotgun sequence, the following proteins share a genomic window:
- the LOC137652780 gene encoding tigger transposable element-derived protein 1-like — protein sequence MSAVCVSDLAKQYARNMSTISMIIKQKAAIKAVKQSKGITIISKRRSTNLEEMECPLLLWIRDKEITGNTITEMIICEEACAIYCALKAAGSGGDVGESSIDPTTAEFKASRSWSDKFKKQTGIHSVVRHGEASSSETKAANEFVKQFKIILQEEGYIEQQGFNYDETGLFLFKLPSQTYITAEEKKMPGYKPMNDQLTLALCEDCKIKPLLVYHSENPRAFKAHKVNRDLLQVFWRANAKIIDQPWEGVTRRTLNSAWKKLLPEAVVLRDFESFGPEPASVPVPEDNMDEIVSIGKSMGLEVDEDDITELV from the exons atgagcgcggtgtgcgtgagtgatctggctaaacaatatgccAGGAACATGTCAACAATCTCGATGATCATCAAgcaaaaggcagccattaaagcagtcaaacaatccaaggggatcaccatcatctcTAAACGTCGCAGCACTaatctggaagagatggaatgcccttTGCTTTTATGGATAAGGGATAAGGAGATTACTGGCAATACGATCACTGAAATGATTATTTGTGAGGAGGCCTGCGCTATCTATTGtgccttgaaggcggcgggctctgggggtgatgtGGGAGAGAGTTCAATCGATCCTACAACAgcggaattcaaggcgtctcgcagTTGGTCCGATAAATTTAAGAAACAGACCGGCATTCATTCAGTTGTACGGCACGGGGAGGCTTCAAGTTCAGAAACCAAGGCTGCGAACGAATTTGTTAAGCAATTCAAAATTATcctgcaggaagaaggctacatagagcaaCAAGGGTTCAATTACGATGAAACAggtctttttctttttaaattgcctagtcaaacatacatcaccgccgaagagaagaaaatgcctggatatAAGCCTATGAacgatcagttgactcttgccctatgcgaggactgcaaaatcaagccattattggtttaccattctgaaaaccctagggcatttaaggcgcATAAAGTCAATAGGGACTTGCTGCAAGTTTTCTGGCGTGCTAATGCTAAG atcatagatcagccTTGGGAGGGAGTGACTCGACGCACACTCAATTCTGCTTGGAAAAAGCTTTTGCCTGAAGCTGTTGTTCTTAGAGATTTTGAAAGCTTTGGCCCCGAACCTGCATCTGTGCCTGTTCCAGAGGATAACATGGATGAGATTGTATctattggcaagtccatgggtctggaggtcgatgaagatgacatcaccgaactcgtctaG